From Rattus rattus isolate New Zealand chromosome 17, Rrattus_CSIRO_v1, whole genome shotgun sequence, the proteins below share one genomic window:
- the Chst4 gene encoding carbohydrate sulfotransferase 4, whose amino-acid sequence MMLFKRGRLLAFLCSQVIVVALFVHMSGHRHLFQREESRRPVHVLVLSSWRSGSSFVGQLFGQHPDVFYLMEPAWHVWMTFTTSTAWKLHMAVRDLLRSVFLCDMSVFDSYMNPGPRKQSSLFQWEQSRALCSSPVCDFFPADQISSPKRCKPLCSQLPFDVVEKACRSHNHVVLKEVRFLSLQALYPLLTDPSLNLHIVHLVRDPRAVFRSREHTTAELMIDSHIVLGQNLKMIKEEDQPYYAMKIICKSHVDIVKAIQTLPEVLQRHYLLLRYEDLVRAPLAQTSRLYKFVGLDFLPHLQTWVHNVTRGKGMGQHAFHTNARDALNVSQAWRWSLPYTKVSQLQDDCGEAMDLLGYLQVRSQEEQGNLSLDLLSSSPILGQVFQEG is encoded by the coding sequence ATGATGCTGTTTAAGAGAGGGAGGCTGCTGGCGTTCCTGTGTTCCCAGGTGATAGTTGTAGCTCTCTTCGTCCACATGTCCGGTCATAGACACTTGTTCCAGAGGGAGGAGTCCAGGAGGCCTGTGCACGTGCTGGTCCTGTCTTCCTGGCGCTCGGGGTCCTCTTTTGTGGGACAGCTTTTTGGGCAGCACCCGGATGTGTTCTACCTGATGGAGCCTGCCTGGCACGTGTGGATGACTTTCACCACCAGCACAGCCTGGAAGCTGCACATGGCCGTGCGGGATCTTCTGCGTTCCGTCTTCCTGTGTGACATGAGCGTCTTTGATTCCTACATGAACCCGGGCCCCCGAAAACAATCCAGCCTCTTCCAGTGGGAGCAAAGCCGGGCCCTGTGCTCTTCGCCTGTTTGCGACTTCTTCCCTGCTGACCAGATCAGCTCGCCCAAGCGTTGCAAGCCTCTCTGCAGTCAGCTGCCCTTTGATGTGGTGGAGAAGGCCTGCCGCTCTCACAACCACGTGGTACTCAAGGAGGTGCGTTTCCTCAGCCTGCAGGCCCTGTATCCACTGCTCACAGACCCTTCCCTCAACCTGCACATCGTGCACCTGGTCCGAGACCCCCGGGCTGTGTTCCGATCCCGGGAACACACCACAGCAGAACTCATGATTGACAGTCATATTGTGCTAGGGCAGAATTTGAAAATGATCAAGGAGGAAGACCAGCCCTATTATGCCATGAAGATCATCTGCAAAAGCCATGTGGACATAGTCAAGGCCATCCAAACCCTACCTGAAGTTCTGCAGCGGCACTACCTGCTCCTGAGGTATGAGGACCTGGTCCGGGCACCTCTAGCCCAGACTTCCAGACTGTATAAATTTGTGGGGTTGGACTTTTTGCCTCATCTCCAAACCTGGGTTCACAATGTCACCCGTGGCAAGGGCATGGGTCAGCATGCCTTCCACACAAATGCCAGGGATGCCCTCAATGTCTCCCAGGCATGGCGTTGGTCCTTACCTTATACAAAGGTTTCTCAGCTTCAAGATGACTGTGGTGAAGCTATGGATTTGCTGGGATACCTCCAGGTCAGATCCCAAGAAGAGCAAGGCAACCTGTCCCTGGATCTTCTGTCCTCTTCCCCTATCTTGGGGCAGGTCTTCCAAGAAGGTTAA